attttttatataatttcaaaaaaaatgctttgtaaagtaaaaaaaatatttttaaacattaagtaatttcaataaaattttgtaacataaaaaaatgcatctattaaattataattttctaatgctaaaaattaatattaatatttcaccataaatttaaaagaatacgaaaaattaaataaatgaaaaaaaaactgagACAAGCTAAAAAGTGGTAACCCTAACAGTTTTTGGTATTCCCTAGTGCTATTTGATATCCTCTCATAATTTTTTGATACTTTCTTATTGTCCCTTTATAATTTTtgatatttccttttttttttaattcctcaTGATTTTTGGtggtttctcaattttttttttatatttcatcgTAGTTTTTGGTGGTTCCTTCTGTTTTTTTTGGGTACtttcttatatttattttgtaatatatatcataaaattttttatttccttaAAATATTTAGTATTTCTTCATAATTTTTAGTATACCTTCAAAAATTTTTTATGGTTTCAAAATAATGATTTGGTACGAGATATAGTTTTGgagtaaaaaatattaattttaaatattaataaaatttaatggaATTACGGGAggtaaagaaataaatgaaacaaatttaatAAGACAAACCAATATTGGTAGTCctcatttatttttttgatattctGTCGTAAATTTTTGGtactttcaaatatatattttttctgtaATTGTCATATATTTTTGGTATTCTTTCATAATTTTTGGAGTAATAGAAACATGAAAgactgaaaaaaaaataaagtgagTACAAAACATTACAAGGAACTACCAAATACTATTTCGTTTTATAAaatttgctttatttatttattgttaaaatttaaatattattactataaataacaAACAAAATTTATTAGTAtgcaaaaaatatttattttatacaaaaaaattaatattcaagttaaaattttattttaaaaatatatcagAAATTCTGATGACATACTAAAAATTAAGAGGGAATATTTTTAGAATGAATATCCAAAATTACGAGAgaatttattattcaaatattttagGTAACCCATTTACAAATTGAAGAGAGCCCGTGGCAAGCTCAGTATAATGAGATTTACGTagaatttgagtaaaaatatggttgacaaaattcataataattaataataaccataaatataactatattttctataaatattattttaaaaataaatgatgaGATAAGAGAAGTTTTGAGTggtaaatttttttccaaaaactcgTGATTCTTATTCAATactccataaaattttaatactagTGTGATATTTTTTAAACGTGTTGTTggtcaaatatttttaaaaatcccTGTAcatgagtttttgatgaatttagtCAATCATTTTCTTGAAATATGGTTTGTTAAATAATTTGACctgatttattttaatatttttgtatggCTAGATAAAGTTAATTGGAGAactaaaaacatatatttcaaaAACCAGAGATAAAAATGATCAATtataataaaaatggttaatccATAAAAAAACCCATAATCCAAGGACTTTGAATTAAATTCATCCTTTTTGTTATTTATCGTTACTAAATCGGTAGTGAGTGACAAGAAACTCGGGGAGCTCGAGAAAGGAAGAAAACCGACACGTGGCAGTATAATGAGAGAAAAAGGTGACGACTTTGTAGTGACCACTAATCCAACAGTTCAGATCTTGCCATCTCGGTTTAAGTCAATAATAACCGTCGGATCGAGAGAGGATGAACAGTTTGGATTCGAGCATGATTGCAGTCAGGGATCGTGGCCGTCCATTAGGGTTAGTAGTGGGTTTCGTTGAGTAATAAAATATAGCGAAAAGATGATGATGAGATTAGAACATTAAAAAAAAGgtggaaagagagagagagagagagagagaggggagaAATAAGAGAAAGCTAAGATCTTTGATAACTATAGTGAATCGGTTTTCTCACCGGAGATAATCGCCGGAGCTTCTTTCCGGTGAATTATGGTATATTTTGCCGTCTGACTGACGAGTGTCATGCAATCAGTCTTGTTTCTTTAATAATTAgtggtttatttaatttattatcagCAAGACGAGTTAATTTTACAGAGATGGATAGAACCAGAGAAGCGAGGAGAGTCAGTATGGCGTCCGCCGCCACGACCAATGGCCTTTCACGGCGGCGTCATAGGACTAGCTCTCTCAGAGACTCCCCAGGTTATTTTGAAATCAGATCTGGCTTTTCATTTATTCTTCTTCTCTAACGATGTCGTTTTAGTGATTTcctgattttgtttttttttttttggattgcaGAGGAAGACGGACCGGTGGAGACGCATGAAACGGCGCGTTTAAGGGATCGAAAGAAGGACAGAGATAGGGAACGAGAAAGATATAGAGAAAGGGAAAGAGATCGGTTGAGTAGAACCAGTAAGAGAAGAAGAGGCGATAGATTGATGAGTAATAGAGGAGATGGAGGTGATGGTACTTCTGAAGAAAGCGTAAACGATGATGAAGATGACGACGACGAAGACAGCGGCGGAACCGGCGGTGTTGGCTCTGTTCGGACGGTTTCGCCGAACATCATCGCTGGGTCTTTGTCGATGTCTAATCATCATCACCATAACCATCATCACCACCAGCTGCAGCAACATCAGCAGCATCAACATCGAAAGAGTTTTCCACCGCCGGTGAAAGTTATTAGAACAACACCATCGGCGGGGATGACTGCCAGTATGACAACGAGTACGTCTACATGGAAACCGGCCGATGAAATGATTGGTGTATCGGTGCCTAGAAAAGCTCGGTCAGGTAGAGGTGGAAGAGATTAACGAAATTCtggtttttttttctcattttttgttCTGTATTTTTGTTCTTTTCAATTACTGATTTCTTGTATTTTCTCCCCTTTTTAATCTTCTCTTTTGTAGCTACTAAAAGGTCTCATGAATGGGCATCAAGCGGCGGCGGCGGCGTTGGTGTTTTAGGCGGTGAACAAATTCACCGTCAAGCTTCAACTTCGCCGGTAAGGACAGGTGTAACCGGGGCGTTGACGTCACCATCTCCTGCTCCGGCCTCTCCATCTTCTTCCAGTGCTTCTATGAGGAAGAAGATGGTCAGTTTTCTCATTAAAATCTTCCTCTTAATTCTTTTGTTTTCTGGGGTTTCGCTTATGTTCAATTCAGTGACAAAGGTTTTGTTTCTGATGTAGAAGCCTAATGCTAACGGAACAAAGCAAAGGCCACCGAAGTCGTCGTCGAAATCTTCGTCTTCAGCTCAGGAGGAGATTGAGATCGAGATTGCTGAGGTTTTATATGGTATGATGAGACAGCCACAAGTCCCATCTAAGCAAGAAATAATCGGGAACGATTCGGCCAAATTTGATTCAAGAGAAGTTAATAAACCCAATAATGACTCTAAATCAGTCGTCTCTTCGCCGATCTCCATCTCCCCATCAACTCTTCCTCAATCATCCTCTATTTTGCCTTCATATTCTAGCTCCTCTGCTACTCCTATGTCTGCAATTGGTTCGTAACCTTCAGCTTTAGAAGGAAACGCAAGCCTTTTTTTGCCTTTTTGAGCAATTGACTAACTGATATTGATTTGGGTGTATATTCATTTTGCAGCTCCAAAGAGGAAAAGACCAAGACCGGTGAAGTATGAGGATGAGAATACGACTACAACGACACCTCCACCTCCTATTTTCCCTCCTAGACATAGTTCCATTTCATCTACTACAACTAAGGTTGAAATTGATCAACCAGCTAAAGTTGAAGCAACTTCTCCCAATTTGGAGAAAAATTCAGGACCCGTGGCTGAAAATGATAGCGGTGCTTGCGATTTGATGAGTTCTTCAAAAGCTGGACCAGTTTCATCAGAGTTGGTTCAAGCGGAACCAGTGAAAGAAGAGAAGAATAATTTGGCACTGGATTCTAAGCCTTCGACTGAAGAATCTGAGAGTAGAGATATCGGTATCGGTAATAAAGAAGAGTCTCAATCGCCAAAGAAGGAATCTTTATCATCTCCTGCTGATAATCCTTCTTCCGCTGGTCTGCCATTGGATGACGAGCGTGAGAAATCGACAGTGACAAAAGCGTGAGCATTATCCCCTTTTacccatttcttctttttttttctttttgaaggtTCGGAAAATTTCTTATTTGGAAATTTCGTGTTTCAGGAATTCAACAGTTTGTGAGAATGAGAGTCAGCGGGAAGAGAAGTTCCAGATAGATCTGATGGTGTGGATcctgtttttattaaaagatccAAGCGTTTTCTCCCCCTTCAATTATTGACTAtgcatttcctttttttttttttggtgtttaggCACCTCCTCCATCTAGATCATCTCCAGAAAGGGAAGGTGAGACTGATGTTGGGGCTTCAGATCCTAAGCCAGTGGCCGCAGATGTGGAATTGGTGAGTCACCTAGCTTTCACCTATCTTTTGGTATGGTGTTGCATAAAAAATTGAAGGTTTTTCGCTTGTTTGCATGTGCAGGAGATGAAGTCTTTGGTGAATGAAGATGACAAAAGAATGAAAATTGGGAAGGGAGATGTGAATGTGGAAGTTGAGGATAACAATAAGAAGGCCCAACCTAGTGCTGAAGAAGCTGATTCGCAGAAGCCTGTTGTAAATAAAGAAAGGAATCTTGATCTCCAGCTTGATTTGGAGAAATCTGACAGAGATAGTGGTTCAGGTAGTGTTAGTGGGAACAAGCTCAACCACCATGTTCAAAAGCTACATCATCAACATCCTAGTGTAGAGAAAACTGGTAAAattgactttattttttttaaagaagaaattttcccttctttttctctcTGGGAAAATTTCCCTCTCCTTTTGTTGCTAAtctagaggtttttttttttccagCACATTCTGGTTCTTTACCTTTGCCGATGTCAATTGCTAGCTGGCCTGGTGGACTTCCTCCAATGGGGTATAGCTGGGTTGATTTGATATTGGTTTTCTACCATTCTGGCATTTATAGATCCAAATAAGTGGTTTAGATGTTATAATGGAGAGGATGGggcatgaattttttttctttttttccttagCAGATACATGGCTCCTCTACAAGGTGTTGTATCCATGGAGGGGAGCGCTGTGTCTTCAGCTGCTATCCAGGCATGTCGCTGTGTTTTTTTATGTTCGTAGCTCttgatttcttatttttatttattttactaatttatcttgaaattttggaCTTTTTCAGCCTCCACATTTGCTTTTTTCTCAACCGAGGCCAAAGAGATGTGCAACCCATTGCTACATTGCACGGAATATTCACAAGCACCAGCAAATGATGAAGATGAATGCTTTCTGGCCGGCAGCACCTGGTTCAGCTTCACTGTATGGCCCAAAGGCTTGTAATCTAAATGTTGTACCGCCTTCAGAATTGCATGGAAACATTCCTGGGAGAGGGGTGAATTCTGTGCAAGAGAAGGGGCAGGGTCTTGCAATTTTTCCTGGTCATGTGTGCAAAGATAAAAGTTCTACGGCTGCTAACAACATGGTGGATGCCGCACAGAGAAAGCAAATAATGCTCCAGCAAGCTCTACCCCCAGGAGCACCCAATAATATCATGGTAGGCTTTTGGCCAGAAAAAAAAAGGCCTCTTTTTTCTTGTCTGATTTGTATGCAGTGTCGTTATAATTGCACAATTATATCTCAACTGtccttttgaaaattttcttgttgGTTATTCAATTTCAGCAAGGCCCTGCTTTTATTTTCCCATTGAACCAGCAGGCTGCTGCAGCATCTGTCCGACCTGGGTATGTGAAATCTCCTCCTGCTGCTTGTAGCACAGCTGCATCGAGTACATCTAACTCTGCCTTACTAAGTGCCACCCCAGCTGGTGCAACTGCAGCCCCGGCATTTAGCTTCAACTACCCAAATATCACAGGCAATGAAACTCAATACTTGGCAATTCTGCAGAATAATCCCTATCCATTTCCAATTCCTGCACATGTTGGGGCGCCACCTGCTTATCGTGGGAATCATGCTCAACCTATGCCTTTTATTCATGGATCTTTCTATTCTTCCTCTCAAATGCTTCACCCTTCACAGCTtcaacaacagcagcagcaacagCCACCCACACAGTTTCAACAAAGCCAACAAGGTCATCAGAACACTAGCATGTCCAGTGGTTCATCCTCCTCCCAGAAGAATTTGCAGAACCAGCAGCAGAGGTCACATGGAGGTGATGTCAGTAGTGGCAGTGGAAACTCTCAAGTGTTTCATGCCTCTAAAAAGGATTCACCTCATCCCTTACAACTATGGCAACAGCAGCAACAGCCGAGTCAGAATGATTCTCATCAACCTAGGCAACTTGATGGTGAATCAGATGGCAAAGATGGCCCATCAACTGCTACTGATAGCAGAGTATCTCGTTCAAATATGAATATCTATGGTCAGAATTTTGCTATGCCTGTACAGCCTTCAAACTTTGCTTTGATGACCGCTGCTTCAATGAATTCTGGTGGTAATTATGGGGAAAAGAAGCAACAGACACAGCAGCAGTCACAACAGCTAGGCTCAAAGGCTGGAGTCGAGCCTCTTGCATCTCAAGCTTTTGCAATGTCATTTTCATCTGCTAATGGTACTACTGCTCCTGGCCTTGGTATTTCTTCCCTAGCACCGAATCATGCAATTCTTCAGAGCCATCCAGGAAGTACAAGGCAAGGCTATCAGCATATTATGGCTGCTCAACAGAAGAAGGATAATTATCATGCTTATGAAGAAGGGAAGCGTGGAACTCATGATGCATCCAATGTGCAAGAAGAAAAGAAGGCAGGAAAAAGTTCAGGCACCGCTGGGCAGTCCATTGCCTTCTCCAGGCCAAATATGCCTGATTCAAGTGATTCCACTCTTGCAGGCAAAGATGTCATCGATAGTTCTATCTGTACGCTTGGCTCTGCTCCTGCTCGAACTTCAGGGCCTGTTATGCCCGCTTCAATCGTTAGTGTTAATGTTGCTAATGCGCAGCAGCAACTTCAGCGGAATCAACAGCAGCAGCTCCAATTCGGGACTGCTTCTGCTCCTCGGAGTAAGACACCAGCAACAAGTAATGGAAGTGCTTACCCTGATCACTTTCACTCTTCATCTATAGCTGCCAAGTTTTCGAATGTGCTGTCTGCATATCCTCAAAATCTAATACAAAGCAGCAGCAGTCCTGCTCAGTCTCCTCAATGGAAGAATTCTGTGAGGACAACTAGCTCTCAAGTTCCTTCTCAATCTCTACCATCAACTTCATCCCTCAAGAATATTTCCCAGCAACAAGGTCGGCCACAGCAAAGCCCCACACAGATTTCTTTTGCTGCTAATCCTAAATCACCACAAGGTCAACAGCCTCTTAGTAGCACTCCTTCCCCTTCTCCAATGATGGTTGGCTCTCCCACAACTTCGCTCTCCAGGAGTGCTGGTGGTAGCCCAAGGACAACAGGTTCCTCTTCCACCAGCAACAAAGGTGGCCAAGCATCTGGTTTATCATCCCAACAAGCTAAGAACTCACCGACTGTGCCTAGTCAGAAGTCATCTCCTATTGGTGGGAGTAATGTGCCATCTGTCCTGGGAAACCCTCACATAAGTTCATCTTCAAATATGGGAGCCAAGCCTCAAGTGGCACTACAGCATCAGCAACATCAAAAGCATTCACTTCATCAAGGGCAGCTGTTCTTCCCAAATGCTTACATGCAGGCTCAAGCTCAACATTCACCAAGTTCGACAACACCTGCAACAACAGCAAGTGCATATTATGTTCAAAGACAACAGCAGACTCTACCTCTGGGTTCATCAACAACTTCATCAACTTCGATGTTATCGTTGTGTTCTCCGGTTACTCTTGCCAACAGCGGCACCACCGACCCTGCAAAAGCTGTAGCAGCTGCTGTGGCAAGCAACATGAAAGGTGGGTTGGCATCCCAGGGACTTATCAATCCTGCACAATTTGCTTCTCCACAATCCACTGGAAAGTCACATCAGCTGGTACCAGGCTTCCCATGTGTTCATGCTGTCCCTTCGGCTGTTCAGGTAAAACCAGCAGAACAGAAACAACCTGCTGGTGAGTAAAATTCTCCCCTTTTTTGCTTCAATATTGCTTCCCCCGTATAGTGAACAAGAAGAAGAAGGTACGGAATGAAAACCGAATCAATGATATCGGGGGGCGGGGGGGACCAAATCATGAAAGATAAACTGGTTTCTTGCCCAGAAAGGACAGCAGCAGCCAAAACAGGAGGATATGAAtgaagctatatatatataatgtggcTTAGAACTCACTCAACCCACAATTTTGCAAAGTGATGGGGGAAAGATTTTCTTTGTGGAATGTGCTTACTCATGTGTATCCACCAAACATGTAGACTTTTGTTTATAATCTTTGACATGGTTGATCCCTGATAtgcattttgtaattaaatttgattGGTTTGATGAGGCAGATGATGgaggattaaaaaaaaaaagaaaaagaaaggaaaggttGCCAAAATATTTTGTAgggcaaagaaaaaaaagatggtaGGGGGGATGAGGAAAAGCAGACAACTTTTCCATCTTTTGGGGCTATATTGTAGgggttcttttttctttctttcttttattgtttGAAATTTCCAGAAAAGAAATCAGTAAACAAATCTTTGGAACATAATGATGCTAAACTGAATGGTGTATATGTGTGACACATATTAAAGATCACATATTTTTGTCTCCTTTTTGATTATTATGTAAAACATGCCACTTAGGCCTTGGCTTTGATTCCATCCCTTTTGGTTTGATCTTTTACTGTCCTcttaattgataaaattgaaAGCAAAGAGAGATGATGATTTGGTGAAAAGGAGCTATGGATAGGATGATATTTGTTGTGGGAGGATGGGATGAGGTGGCTAAACTTAAGCCTGCCACTTACCACCATCAAAAGCAAATCGACTTTGTATTATTTTTGAAGTGTGGGGCCCATTCCCATTTCTCTTTTTTCATTGACAAACAAAATCAGATTGTTTTGAGTTTGCCTTGTGATGCCCACCTctttacttaattattttaataaatatttccGGATTTATAATATTCAACATTCTCTCCACTACTTCCACGTCACCTTAATGCACACTTAACTATAATCATCATTTGATAATTACAAAATTGACGTGGTATTTTATGTTCCCAAAATTGCCCTCCGCCTCCCTTCAAAGCAGAAGACAAGTAGCTACTTCCTTACCTGTAAGGATGACTTTTCATGATGCTCTTCTTCACACGTGTTCacattcctttcctttttctcctTTACTTGTCAACCCATTTTTAACCAAGTTATAATTCTATATAAAtctaattttaccatttcaactgTTTTTAATTTGCATTTAACTTCCGTATGGGGTCTTGTTGTCTCCAATACCTCTGCTGCTGAAAggctttatttcaatttttaatttcccatttttattatctttattaaatgatattgtgtttcaataaaaaaaatattactttttaaaagCTGTTAAATATATGGTTATAATTAATCATTACATACTGCTGGACTTAAACATAACATCTTAAACTTTCTAATATTCAAAATTATTAGTATCacaaatgtaataaaataaattatataacatgtgaTCAAGGTATTTCATGATGTGGGAATGGGGCCACTTCccaaaaagaacaaataaatcAAATGGCTTCTTAATATAACATTAACTTAATCCATCATTTCACTATATTTATGTGGACAGTTGCAACTAGGTGAATGTATTCACAGGTCGCTTTATTAtaggaattttattaaattaattcttttatttaaattaatattaatataatacatgtagtgaaaaaaattaaattataatataaaacataatataatttaaatatataaataattgatatgttaaaaatcttaatatttgatacactgacagtgtattttttatttgataaatagttttaaaaaatagtcATGTctcttttttgtttaaaaattttactatacTCTAATAAAACAACACTTGTCAATCTTTTGACCCTATTTGTAGGGTTTAAAAATTTCACTCACAGCataccaaatatttttttatattaaaatggtTAACAATTGACGTTTATTTCAAGAAGTGGTAAAAACTTTTATCAGACACTTAGATGATTTGATTCAAATAATGTAATTGATAAAACAAACcatattaaaatgtttaaaaatatataaaaacatcatatatatatatatcaaattataattaacatattaaaatggtttaatccctctatttttttatactctttgaatttttaaaatttaatccctctatttttattttttaggataGCCCATTTATTTGTCTTAACATCATTAatggatttttcttaaattttcattaaattttttattttaattgataataagtattcaaatttaacataaattaattACCAATGTtactaatttgattttattttttaaatcaaacaagtataatagttaattttttaaaatcaaaagtagagatactaaattaaaaaaaatgaaaagtacaCATACCGGGGACAAAAATaaacctattaaaataaaaataaataatattaatatgcaGGATGAACTCAAAACTAGAGGAAGaaaatatttgttgtttttggaaAAGGGTCCTACAAAAAGGAATCATTAAACGGAAAAGAGTGATTGGGcgaaaaaaagaaacaagtaaACGAGTGCCccccaaattattatttttaatcaaagcCTCTTTCACATTCGTGACACGTGTCTGTTGTAGAATAGCTAAAACATccggttttattttaatttatttttggtcaATTATAAATcagaatttgaaattaaatcaagttttttttttggtcggctttttttactaaaatattacgaaaataataatattttattaaaataagggtAAAATATTTAGTATACTTTTAGACTCTATAAATATGATTAGAATGTTGACAAGtgtcttataaaaatataataaaatatttaaaacaggAAGACATATGACAATTTTTTAGAAttgtttgtgaaataaaaaagatACAGCTAGTGTACCAAATATTAACCGTGACATATGTCattttttagaaataattatattgataatttattataTCCTTATAGAATATTTGTCAAACTCCTGATCATTCTTGTAGAGTTTAAAGACTACACAGATAATgtaacaaatattttctcaaaaataatatgttttgaatagtactttgaatttttatattttaatatccaAATGGTCATTATTGATTGCGAAATTGGATTCCAAGGTGATAGAGATTTTTTATCTTTATCAGATTGATATCTAACCTGCCAAGAACCCAAATCGTCAGGTTTAATATTCTCAAACCACTATCGGTAGAGataatttaatgttaaatttactttaaaaaaaactgTTCATTTCATATTATATTGGTAAATAATTTTAAggcatattatttaaaattttataatatttaagtaaaagaATATTGTTTTGTCCCTATATCGATGATGGCTAGATAATATGTTGATTTAGGGGTGGCACAAATCTTTGAAACCGATAGTTTTGAATTGCCTTGAGCTATTGGgacaattattttattaaaaaaattgggttTCGGATTGATTTTTCAATTAGAATTTTCAGAGTCGATTCTTTATGTAAAAATTGTCTTGCTTGCCTCCGTATCTTTAAGAAAGCAACCTCCTTTTTACTgctataactatttttttttatgtattttaaattttaaattttataatgatttataacatgtttttttttaattttatgtatttcTTTATAATTCTTTTAGCTTTacagaaaattttataatatttatttaatttaattttgtaaaattaaatttatttttgagacAGATGGGGAAAGTTATTTCATAGTCAAAGGACAAAACAAAAGTTCTTAATAGAACTAAAATCAATGTGCGAAAATATACggcaaattatatatatttattcaattataaaaaaaattattttagatatttaaaataaaaaaattataatttaaatattcacATTCATTTTGACCGTTTCcattaaaaactttaataaaaatatgacataacaTTTTTTTTGACACGAGAATCAATCATTAAATATCATACTATACAATTTACCTTTGCATACTACTTAAGCGGATTAAAATATAATCTACACAATAATAATTATTAACCAAAATAAACCATCTTGTTATTTTCTCGGTTTGGGTTCCGAACCATCCCAGCAGTCGCTGACCTAGCCCCGTCCTAAGTTGTCTCCTCCCAATCGACTCAACCGCTGCTTCCCCGCTCTGCTCAGTTATCCAATTCCGGTATTTTCAAGTGACTTGTTGTTTTCGAGATACAACTCTGTCAAAGCTTCTAGATTACCTAAACTAGAAGGAATTGCTCCTTCAAGCTTGTTGTTTTCAAGTCCTTTAGAGGGAGACCAGATATTCCATATTGGGTGGTATCTCCCCACCTAGTTGGTTGTTTTGCAGCCTTAAAAATCCAAGTATAGGCATGTGACCAAaatttgatcgaaaaaggtatCTCTCCCTCTTGATGATTAGCATCCAAATACATGACTAAAATGAATGTTAGATTGTTTATTGAAGCTGGAATTTCCCCACACAAAAGATTCTTTGAAAGAATTGGCATGAAGGTAAATGCGTAAGGTTTGTCAAGTTAATATGACCAATGAGGGAATTGGCACGAAGGTAAATGCATGAGGTGAAGCAGGAATACTACCAGTGAATCTATTTGAATGAAAAAGTAAAGCATTGACATTTTAAGACAACCAAGGGTAGGAGGAAGAAACCCAGATAATCTTTTCTCATGCAACTGAAGTTCTTCAAGTTTTAAAAGCTCGCCAATGCTTTCCGGCACTGACCCTCTCTAGGCCCGGCCTTGGGGTTGTTTCAGAGTACAGCTGCCGAGGGCCCAAGGCTGGAAGGGCccaaaaaaactatttttttcagcttttaatgtcggaaattttttttttagatttttcatCATAAATGTTTCATCTCCTAGgcccccaaaatttttaatttttattgtattacattttataacttttttaaaatggAACCAATTTTTGTTTCGTCTAAGGTCCAAAAATATCAAGAACGGGCTTGACTCTCTCATCTTGTTTCCATAA
This window of the Gossypium hirsutum isolate 1008001.06 chromosome A09, Gossypium_hirsutum_v2.1, whole genome shotgun sequence genome carries:
- the LOC121203125 gene encoding protein TIME FOR COFFEE isoform X1, giving the protein MDRTREARRVSMASAATTNGLSRRRHRTSSLRDSPEEDGPVETHETARLRDRKKDRDRERERYRERERDRLSRTSKRRRGDRLMSNRGDGGDGTSEESVNDDEDDDDEDSGGTGGVGSVRTVSPNIIAGSLSMSNHHHHNHHHHQLQQHQQHQHRKSFPPPVKVIRTTPSAGMTASMTTSTSTWKPADEMIGVSVPRKARSGRATKRSHEWASSGGGGVGVLGGEQIHRQASTSPVRTGVTGALTSPSPAPASPSSSSASMRKKMKPNANGTKQRPPKSSSKSSSSAQEEIEIEIAEVLYGMMRQPQVPSKQEIIGNDSAKFDSREVNKPNNDSKSVVSSPISISPSTLPQSSSILPSYSSSSATPMSAIAPKRKRPRPVKYEDENTTTTTPPPPIFPPRHSSISSTTTKVEIDQPAKVEATSPNLEKNSGPVAENDSGACDLMSSSKAGPVSSELVQAEPVKEEKNNLALDSKPSTEESESRDIGIGNKEESQSPKKESLSSPADNPSSAGLPLDDEREKSTVTKANSTVCENESQREEKFQIDLMAPPPSRSSPEREGETDVGASDPKPVAADVELEMKSLVNEDDKRMKIGKGDVNVEVEDNNKKAQPSAEEADSQKPVVNKERNLDLQLDLEKSDRDSGSGSVSGNKLNHHVQKLHHQHPSVEKTAHSGSLPLPMSIASWPGGLPPMGRYMAPLQGVVSMEGSAVSSAAIQPPHLLFSQPRPKRCATHCYIARNIHKHQQMMKMNAFWPAAPGSASLYGPKACNLNVVPPSELHGNIPGRGVNSVQEKGQGLAIFPGHVCKDKSSTAANNMVDAAQRKQIMLQQALPPGAPNNIMQGPAFIFPLNQQAAAASVRPGYVKSPPAACSTAASSTSNSALLSATPAGATAAPAFSFNYPNITGNETQYLAILQNNPYPFPIPAHVGAPPAYRGNHAQPMPFIHGSFYSSSQMLHPSQLQQQQQQQPPTQFQQSQQGHQNTSMSSGSSSSQKNLQNQQQRSHGGDVSSGSGNSQVFHASKKDSPHPLQLWQQQQQPSQNDSHQPRQLDGESDGKDGPSTATDSRVSRSNMNIYGQNFAMPVQPSNFALMTAASMNSGGNYGEKKQQTQQQSQQLGSKAGVEPLASQAFAMSFSSANGTTAPGLGISSLAPNHAILQSHPGSTRQGYQHIMAAQQKKDNYHAYEEGKRGTHDASNVQEEKKAGKSSGTAGQSIAFSRPNMPDSSDSTLAGKDVIDSSICTLGSAPARTSGPVMPASIVSVNVANAQQQLQRNQQQQLQFGTASAPRSKTPATSNGSAYPDHFHSSSIAAKFSNVLSAYPQNLIQSSSSPAQSPQWKNSVRTTSSQVPSQSLPSTSSLKNISQQQGRPQQSPTQISFAANPKSPQGQQPLSSTPSPSPMMVGSPTTSLSRSAGGSPRTTGSSSTSNKGGQASGLSSQQAKNSPTVPSQKSSPIGGSNVPSVLGNPHISSSSNMGAKPQVALQHQQHQKHSLHQGQLFFPNAYMQAQAQHSPSSTTPATTASAYYVQRQQQTLPLGSSTTSSTSMLSLCSPVTLANSGTTDPAKAVAAAVASNMKGGLASQGLINPAQFASPQSTGKSHQLVPGFPCVHAVPSAVQVKPAEQKQPAGE